The Chitinophaga sp. H8 region TCAATATTCCCAACACCCTGTTATCCGGAATAACCAGGGCTATCATCACCGTATAAATAGGTAAACGGGCAGAACAGCTCATTAATGGGGTAACCATAATAGTAATTAACCGTTCTTTCCTATTTTCTATAGTACGCGTTGCCATAATTGCAGGGACCGCACAGGCTACGCCACTAATCAACGGCATCACCGATTTACCATTCAGTCCCACCTGGCGCATCAACCGGTCTGTTAAAAAACTGATCCGCGACATATACCCGGTATCTTCCAGTACAGTAATCAATCCAAACAAAATCATGATCTGGGGCACAAACACAGCGATCCCGCCTAAACCGGCTATAATACCATTGATAAACAGATCGCTGATTTTATTATCCGGCAGCACCTGGGATAACCACCCGCTTAATGCGCCAAAACCACCTTCAATCCAATCCATCGGATAGGAGGCCAGCCAGAAGATACTCTGGAACAACAGAAACATAACCACCAGTAAAATGGCATACCCCCAGAACCGGTGCAATAACAGGTCGTCAATCTTTTCCGACCGCAATTGTTTTTGCAGGGGATCCGTTTCTACTACAGAAGCCTTCATGATATGCTTTATACGGGCATATCGTTGCATGATCTCTTCTGCCTGTACCTTGGTTTTATTGAAATGGTGTTCCTGCAAAGCTTGTTTGATACCCTGCTTCTGTCCATCATTTAAAAAAGGCAGTTCTTCGCTATTCACGGCCACATGCAGGGCTGCATAATCACTTCTGGAAGGAAAATAGGTTTTAATCTCTCTGATGGCATCCGGAGCCAGTACATTGCTGTCTATGAAATCACGGGCAGGAGCATGTTTTTCCTTTACTACCAGCTCTATGTTCTTTTTCAGTTCTGCCATGCCCTTATTCCGACGGGGATTAATTGCCACTACCGGCACTCCCAGTTCTCTTTCCAGTCCGGCAAGATCAATTTCTACCCCTTTCTTACGCGCCAGATCCATCATTGTAAGTGCAATAATGACCGGCACCTTCAAATCTATAATCTGTGAGCAAAAGAGGAGATTCCGCTTCAGATTTGAAGCGTCGGCAATGATTAATATAATATCCGGCTTATCGGCATTGGCAGGATTGATGAGCACTTCATAGGTTACATACTCATCTGCACTTTTGGGATACAGGCTGTAAGTGCCCGGCAAATCGATCACGTTCGCTTTTAGTGACGGGGAAATATGGGCAATACCGGTCTTTTTGTCAACCGTAACCCCCGGAAAATTACTCACCTTCTGATTTAAGCCCGTTAAAGCATTAAAAAGTGAACTTTTGCCACTATTCGGATTTCCTACCAGCGCAATATTAATTGGTGCCTGCATTCCTTTCTAAGCCTCCTGAAATGTTAAAAACTCAAGTAATAAATATGCAAATCTATGAATTAATCAGGTGGGGGAATGATCGGATCGGGAAAATGTTGCGGGCGGTAATCCAATAAAAAAGCCATAGTGGATACCATGGCTCTTCAGATAATCTATTATTATTGAACTTATTGTGATGTAGCGCTAATTGCTTCAGGATTTGATCATGTTATACATGCTGTAGAAAATACCTGCGATCGGTAATACCAGGGCCGCATCTTTTCCAATGATTGCACCAGTGGTCTTTCCACTGTCCGGTGCAGGGGTATTATGCTGCTGCTCCTCGCTCTGTTGCTCACGCCCTTTATACCGGTAGCCATCTTGAGAAGCCCCATTGTCATCCTGCTGATCCCGCCGGCTTCTTTTCTCAATACGGATATCATTTAATCCGTCTATCGTCATTTTTAATTCTACCGGCCCTCTGTGATCCCAGTCATCTCCCCAGAAATCATCATCCCAATTATTACGGATAAAATGATAATGGTCCTTAACCGCTTCATCTACGGCAATCGTTTTACCTACGGGTACTTTGATGACGATAGTTACTTTCTGATTACGGAACTTGGAATCGCGGGGAATAGATATCCCGGCAGGCAGATAAAGTATGGAATCCTGCTGGTTCATTTGAAACTGAATGGCACGCGTGTATTTTTTAGCTTGTGCTACCGTACGGCCTCTGGCTCCTTTCAGCAACTCTACTTCAAAACTGTCTGTATTGCTTTTTTCAAGTTTCACCCGCACATTGTCAATAATGACAGTATCTTCTGCTACCCGTAATCCTCCTTCAAAGAAATCCATTTCATCTACATCTACCATATTATCCGCTTTCTTCACCACCAGTTTGCCATTAGTGGGCTGTGTGATGGCAAACGCAGTCTTTTCCCGGAAGCTGGTACGGAAATCCTTTACCACTGAACTGATCAGGATTATACCGGAAATCAGCCCTATGAACCACAAGAATGTAAGCGTATATCCAACATAACGGCTGGTTTGTTTTACACCTGTCAACTTGCGTACAAAGAAGATCACGAGTGCCACTACCGGAATTCCCAGTACCAGTACAAGGGCTGGCCAGAAAAGGGCTTCCTGTAAACCAGTAGACAACATTACACTTTTAAGCGGAAACAGGGCCGCGGAAGAAGCTGCGATAGCAATACCAGCCACGATCAGGCTAAATAATATTACTACAGCCAGGAAGTAAAAGAATCCTTTGGTAAGAAATACTAATATCTTACCCAGCGCATTGATCAAACCATGAAAAAAGCGCTCGATATCATTACCAACCTGCCTTCCGCGGCCCTGAGAAAAATTTCTTACGTCCTCCCCCACTTTGTTAAAGTGAGTTTTCATATGATTGAGCTCATCCTGTATAGAAGCCTTGATATTATTGAGATCCACTCTTTCTCCGCGCATTTCCAGCTTTTCAGCAACCGTATTGGCTTCCGGAGTTGCTACCCAAAGGATAAAATATACCAGAATTCCCGTACCAAAACCGCCAATAGCCAACAAGGCAAAAACAATCCGGAAGATCACCGGGTCTATATTGAAATAAGCCCCCAAACCACTACACACACCACCTAATACCTTATTATCGCCATCACGGTACAACCTTTTACGTGGCTGTAAAAGAGGTTCCGCACTGCCTGGCTCACTGCCGGCCTGTGATTTTGCCTGAGGCTCATCATCAAACTGCTCTGGTGTTCCCATGGAAGCTTTTATTGCTACCACATCTTCATCAGTAATACAATGAGCACCCTTTTTCAGCTTATCCTGAAAAACTTCTGCAATACGGCTTTCTATGTCACTGACGATCTCGTCCCCTCCTTCTTCTTTCGCAAAATAGCGTTTAAGGCTATCCAGATACTGCCTTAATATCTCATACGCACTATCCTCGATAGGTATAAGCCGGCTAGCCAGGTTTATGTTAATAATCTTTTTCATCTTCAAGTGT contains the following coding sequences:
- the feoB gene encoding ferrous iron transport protein B, whose translation is MQAPINIALVGNPNSGKSSLFNALTGLNQKVSNFPGVTVDKKTGIAHISPSLKANVIDLPGTYSLYPKSADEYVTYEVLINPANADKPDIILIIADASNLKRNLLFCSQIIDLKVPVIIALTMMDLARKKGVEIDLAGLERELGVPVVAINPRRNKGMAELKKNIELVVKEKHAPARDFIDSNVLAPDAIREIKTYFPSRSDYAALHVAVNSEELPFLNDGQKQGIKQALQEHHFNKTKVQAEEIMQRYARIKHIMKASVVETDPLQKQLRSEKIDDLLLHRFWGYAILLVVMFLLFQSIFWLASYPMDWIEGGFGALSGWLSQVLPDNKISDLFINGIIAGLGGIAVFVPQIMILFGLITVLEDTGYMSRISFLTDRLMRQVGLNGKSVMPLISGVACAVPAIMATRTIENRKERLITIMVTPLMSCSARLPIYTVMIALVIPDNRVLGILSLQGLVMMGLYLLGFFMAIFIAAIMKMLVKMKEKSYFIMELPVYRAPRWKNVGTTMVEKAKIFITDAGKVIMVISVILWFLASYGPSSKMDPVHEKYEKLIVEHPDQSEELNKAFQSEKLANSYAGILGHAIEPAIRPLGFDWKIGIALITSFAAREVFVGTMATLYSVGETPEDNDATLRQKMSAATWPDGRPVYDLATGLSLMLFYAFAMQCMSTLAIVKRETKSWKLPAVQFVYMTALAYICSFIAYILFK
- a CDS encoding PspC domain-containing protein, with the protein product MKKIININLASRLIPIEDSAYEILRQYLDSLKRYFAKEEGGDEIVSDIESRIAEVFQDKLKKGAHCITDEDVVAIKASMGTPEQFDDEPQAKSQAGSEPGSAEPLLQPRKRLYRDGDNKVLGGVCSGLGAYFNIDPVIFRIVFALLAIGGFGTGILVYFILWVATPEANTVAEKLEMRGERVDLNNIKASIQDELNHMKTHFNKVGEDVRNFSQGRGRQVGNDIERFFHGLINALGKILVFLTKGFFYFLAVVILFSLIVAGIAIAASSAALFPLKSVMLSTGLQEALFWPALVLVLGIPVVALVIFFVRKLTGVKQTSRYVGYTLTFLWFIGLISGIILISSVVKDFRTSFREKTAFAITQPTNGKLVVKKADNMVDVDEMDFFEGGLRVAEDTVIIDNVRVKLEKSNTDSFEVELLKGARGRTVAQAKKYTRAIQFQMNQQDSILYLPAGISIPRDSKFRNQKVTIVIKVPVGKTIAVDEAVKDHYHFIRNNWDDDFWGDDWDHRGPVELKMTIDGLNDIRIEKRSRRDQQDDNGASQDGYRYKGREQQSEEQQHNTPAPDSGKTTGAIIGKDAALVLPIAGIFYSMYNMIKS